A DNA window from Acidimicrobiia bacterium contains the following coding sequences:
- a CDS encoding glucose 1-dehydrogenase: protein MMGRLDGKVAIVTGAAQGIGVEYCRALAVEGAKVVAADINEEGAGATADAVDGEAMSVGVDVVDVESTEGMAGAVLERFGRIDALVNNAALYSGLTPGDPFEIDPDEWDRVMAVNVRGPWLCARAVAPAMRKQQSGRIVNQASVAAWGGSSLMHYSVSKAAVIGLTRGMAKLLGGDGVTVNTVAPGQMDTESTLAILSEERMQQMSQAQAVHRVGTPRDLVGAVVYLCSDESSFMTAQTLIIDGGLVIV, encoded by the coding sequence ATGATGGGACGTCTGGACGGAAAGGTCGCGATCGTCACCGGTGCCGCACAGGGCATCGGCGTGGAGTACTGCAGGGCTCTCGCCGTCGAGGGTGCGAAGGTCGTGGCGGCCGACATCAACGAGGAGGGAGCCGGCGCGACAGCCGATGCAGTCGACGGCGAGGCCATGTCGGTCGGCGTCGATGTCGTCGATGTCGAGTCGACCGAGGGTATGGCCGGCGCAGTCCTGGAGAGGTTCGGGCGGATCGACGCACTCGTCAACAACGCGGCTCTCTACTCGGGACTCACACCTGGAGATCCGTTCGAGATCGATCCCGACGAGTGGGACCGCGTGATGGCGGTCAACGTTCGCGGCCCCTGGCTGTGTGCGCGCGCTGTCGCCCCGGCGATGAGGAAGCAACAGAGCGGCCGCATCGTCAACCAGGCATCCGTCGCGGCGTGGGGTGGCTCGTCCCTGATGCACTACTCCGTGTCGAAGGCGGCCGTGATCGGGCTCACGCGGGGGATGGCGAAGCTCCTGGGCGGCGACGGCGTCACCGTCAACACGGTGGCACCGGGACAGATGGACACGGAGTCGACGCTGGCGATCCTCTCCGAGGAACGGATGCAGCAGATGAGCCAGGCCCAGGCGGTCCACCGAGTCGGTACCCCGCGTGATCTCGTGGGGGCCGTCGTCTACCTCTGCTCGGACGAGTCGTCGTTCATGACGGCCCAGACCCTGATCATCGACGGCGGCCTCGTCATCGTGTGA
- a CDS encoding phosphotransferase, which produces MTTGQPWSTWIFPIDSTSRFTLPTELFPLPRSIDEITPGWLSAALADRHTGVRVASVEPNDVMAGSATKIRLSVNYEEHGLDEWPPRSLVVKSCFDDEVRALGETPNATEVLFYSSVAPLLRGVDIPTCLGAATDDTGQSVLLLEDLDTCEASFGRATDPLGVDTVAEALEQLARLHARWWNDPAGEPAGLEIGAIGLRAVMELILGPESWEHALTLPRAQYVPAHLLDRERIQAAVMALWEHDAVPPHCLIHGDTHLGNYFFVDGRPGLLDWQTAQRGHWAHDVAYFVTGALTVEDRRAHDRRLLGHYLDVLSSEGADPPGADDAWGDFRRHLLHGFTWLVCPTSMQPEDVCSTNTQRFAAAVDDLEALPLLEG; this is translated from the coding sequence ATGACCACGGGACAGCCGTGGTCGACGTGGATCTTTCCGATCGACTCGACATCGAGGTTCACCCTGCCAACTGAGTTGTTCCCCCTTCCTCGTTCCATCGATGAGATCACACCTGGGTGGCTGTCCGCCGCCCTGGCGGACCGCCACACCGGTGTCCGCGTCGCCTCCGTGGAGCCGAACGACGTGATGGCGGGCAGCGCGACCAAGATCCGCCTGTCCGTCAACTACGAGGAGCACGGCCTCGACGAGTGGCCTCCGCGCTCGCTCGTGGTCAAGTCGTGTTTCGACGACGAGGTCCGGGCGCTGGGCGAAACACCCAACGCCACGGAGGTCCTGTTCTATTCGAGCGTCGCTCCTCTGCTGCGAGGCGTCGACATCCCCACGTGCCTCGGAGCTGCCACGGACGACACCGGACAGTCGGTTCTTCTCCTCGAAGACCTCGACACCTGCGAGGCGAGCTTCGGTCGTGCGACGGACCCGCTCGGCGTCGATACCGTGGCCGAGGCCCTGGAGCAGCTGGCGCGGCTCCACGCTCGCTGGTGGAACGATCCTGCGGGTGAACCGGCCGGTCTCGAGATCGGTGCGATCGGCCTCCGGGCGGTCATGGAGCTCATCCTCGGGCCCGAGAGCTGGGAGCACGCCCTCACGCTCCCTCGTGCCCAGTACGTGCCGGCACATCTCCTGGACCGCGAGCGGATCCAGGCCGCGGTCATGGCGCTCTGGGAACACGACGCCGTGCCACCGCACTGCCTGATCCACGGCGACACGCACCTGGGGAACTACTTCTTCGTCGACGGCCGACCGGGCCTCCTCGACTGGCAGACGGCGCAGAGAGGGCACTGGGCCCACGACGTGGCGTATTTCGTGACGGGTGCGCTCACTGTCGAGGACCGCCGAGCTCACGACCGCCGGCTTCTCGGCCACTACCTCGATGTTCTCTCGTCGGAGGGCGCCGACCCGCCCGGCGCCGACGACGCCTGGGGTGATTTCCGACGGCACCTGCTGCACGGATTCACGTGGTTGGTGTGTCCGACGTCGATGCAGCCCGAGGACGTGTGCAGTACCAACACGCAGCGTTTCGCCGCCGCCGTCGACGACCTGGAGGCGCTGCCTCTCCTGGAGGGCTAG
- a CDS encoding ABC transporter substrate-binding protein, with protein sequence MSIRSWWRFVALFAVLALVVAACDSDSSDDSNDNASDDMDIPQGPPVSGDPFKIGVVYASGVGGVDLPDLANGAQAAAQYVNDEKGGIDGRPVEVVECNAMADPAAAADCGQNFVDEGVIAVTGLEPTWGDNGLPVTDAAGIPFIGLPISFAEFTTPTSHPFGGGSLTAFPALAKFAAEDVGVENAAIIHTDIEAGKLAAETLLRDPLEEAGVDVTLVSESSGAADFTPAVAEALSGDPDSVFILFDASDCGRILAALEQAGYQGDLFGTGACANDEALEVAGESAVEGFYLNSDTHYRAVEGEPEFEDAQIMIDRLDRYADQEVTSFAAATFSEVVTAVNIANDIADEQGVDAVSAETMLAQIESLVDYPIFDGDVIDSTAPVEIAGVATGVYVPTQRIYQYTDGEFVDVGGGWVNGFE encoded by the coding sequence ATGTCGATCAGGTCCTGGTGGCGCTTCGTCGCACTGTTCGCAGTCCTGGCGCTCGTCGTCGCAGCGTGCGACAGCGACAGCTCCGACGACAGCAATGACAACGCGTCCGACGACATGGACATCCCGCAGGGCCCGCCAGTGAGCGGTGACCCCTTCAAGATCGGTGTCGTGTACGCGAGCGGAGTGGGCGGAGTCGATCTTCCCGATCTCGCGAACGGCGCTCAGGCCGCGGCCCAGTACGTGAACGACGAGAAGGGTGGTATCGACGGACGACCCGTCGAGGTCGTGGAGTGCAACGCCATGGCCGACCCGGCGGCGGCGGCCGACTGTGGGCAGAACTTCGTCGACGAGGGCGTGATCGCGGTCACGGGCCTGGAGCCCACCTGGGGCGACAACGGCCTCCCGGTCACGGACGCGGCCGGTATTCCCTTCATCGGGCTCCCCATTTCGTTTGCCGAGTTCACGACACCGACGAGCCACCCGTTCGGTGGCGGCTCGTTGACGGCGTTTCCGGCTCTGGCGAAGTTCGCCGCCGAGGATGTCGGTGTCGAGAACGCCGCGATCATCCACACCGACATCGAGGCCGGCAAGCTCGCTGCGGAGACCCTGCTGCGCGACCCGCTCGAGGAGGCCGGTGTCGACGTGACCCTTGTCTCGGAGTCGAGCGGCGCGGCCGACTTCACGCCCGCCGTTGCCGAGGCACTGTCGGGCGACCCCGATTCGGTGTTCATCCTCTTCGACGCCTCAGACTGCGGCCGGATCCTCGCAGCGCTCGAACAGGCCGGTTACCAGGGAGACCTCTTCGGCACGGGAGCATGTGCGAACGACGAAGCGCTCGAGGTCGCCGGGGAATCGGCTGTCGAGGGCTTCTACCTCAACTCCGATACGCACTACCGGGCCGTCGAGGGAGAGCCCGAGTTCGAAGATGCGCAGATCATGATCGACCGACTCGACCGGTACGCCGACCAGGAGGTCACGAGCTTCGCGGCGGCGACCTTCTCCGAGGTCGTGACCGCTGTGAACATCGCCAACGACATCGCTGACGAGCAGGGTGTCGATGCCGTGAGCGCCGAGACGATGCTGGCGCAGATCGAGTCGCTTGTCGACTACCCGATCTTCGACGGCGATGTCATCGACTCAACGGCACCGGTGGAGATCGCCGGTGTCGCGACCGGTGTCTACGTTCCGACGCAGCGGATCTACCAGTACACGGATGGCGAGTTCGTCGACGTCGGTGGCGGCTGGGTCAACGGGTTCGAGTAG
- a CDS encoding acyl-CoA dehydrogenase family protein — MTVDTDTGDGPALSADEVRFRDELRGWLDDNLPNGWGTPDFRLPRDPAERIAWFRDWQATLASGRWVGIHWPEEFGGRDATLLEQVVYHTEIATRKAPMVIGNTGLSICGPTIIVHGTDEQRERFLHPMLTGEHLWCEGFSEPNAGSDLAGLRTRGVIDGDELVINGQKIWTSGAQIADWMFALVRTNPGAPKRHGISFVLVPMDAEGLDVRPIRQLGGDSEFAEVFLDNVRIPLSNVVGDLDHGWQVARTTLSHERSTLFMASQLRFAATLDQVIALAKKTTDESGRPRARDPRLRQRIARTWVNAQLIRVNGARNLGRVMAGGDIGPEGSIAKLFGQESEQELYELALDTAGPAGVLDRHATDAPDRGKWILGYLRTRASTIGGGTSEIQRNIIAERVLGLPRDPWADSD; from the coding sequence ATGACGGTCGACACCGACACCGGCGACGGGCCCGCCCTCTCGGCGGACGAGGTGCGCTTCCGCGACGAACTGCGCGGCTGGCTCGACGACAACCTCCCCAACGGATGGGGAACGCCTGATTTCCGACTCCCCCGCGACCCCGCCGAGCGCATCGCGTGGTTTCGCGACTGGCAGGCGACGCTCGCGAGCGGGCGGTGGGTGGGGATCCACTGGCCGGAGGAGTTCGGCGGGCGCGATGCCACGCTCCTCGAACAGGTCGTGTACCACACCGAGATCGCCACTCGGAAAGCCCCGATGGTGATCGGCAACACCGGCCTGTCGATCTGCGGGCCCACGATCATCGTCCACGGCACGGACGAGCAGCGCGAGCGATTCCTTCACCCGATGCTCACCGGGGAGCACCTCTGGTGCGAGGGCTTCTCGGAGCCCAACGCGGGATCCGACCTGGCCGGGTTGCGGACGAGAGGTGTGATCGACGGTGACGAGCTCGTGATCAACGGCCAGAAGATCTGGACGTCGGGCGCCCAGATCGCCGACTGGATGTTCGCCCTCGTGCGGACGAATCCGGGTGCTCCCAAGCGCCACGGGATCTCGTTCGTGCTCGTTCCCATGGACGCCGAGGGTCTCGACGTGCGTCCCATCCGCCAGCTCGGCGGCGACTCGGAGTTCGCGGAGGTCTTCCTCGACAACGTACGGATACCGCTGTCCAACGTCGTCGGCGATCTCGACCACGGATGGCAGGTAGCGCGCACGACGCTCTCCCACGAGCGGTCGACCCTCTTCATGGCCTCCCAGCTCAGATTCGCAGCAACCCTCGACCAGGTGATCGCACTGGCGAAGAAGACGACGGACGAATCCGGTCGTCCTCGGGCTCGCGATCCCCGGCTCCGCCAACGCATCGCACGCACCTGGGTGAACGCCCAGCTGATCCGCGTGAACGGCGCGCGCAATCTCGGACGCGTGATGGCCGGCGGCGACATCGGTCCCGAGGGCTCGATCGCCAAACTCTTCGGCCAGGAGTCGGAGCAGGAGCTCTACGAGCTGGCTCTCGACACCGCGGGGCCCGCCGGCGTGCTCGACCGACACGCCACCGACGCGCCCGACCGGGGGAAATGGATCCTCGGGTATCTCCGGACCCGCGCCTCGACCATCGGCGGCGGAACGAGCGAGATCCAACGCAACATCATCGCCGAGCGCGTCCTCGGCCTGCCGCGCGACCCCTGGGCCGACTCGGACTAG
- a CDS encoding acyl-CoA dehydrogenase family protein, which produces MDFDLTDEQKLLREAARDFVARECPSELVRRHAAAGSYEPALWKKFAETGWLGIGIDPEYGGSGGDILDMAVVLEATATGIEAIGPTFATMCFGGQALMHMGNDEQKKEFLPRIVEGDARFALSITEPGGGTDVLGAMQTTATKVTGGWEINGSKMFTSASTDADHLVVVARTSPPGAKQAHGVSVFLLDANTDGVELQPIRAMNNEDTNAVFYDGAFVPEHRLLGELDRGFYSLLGMLNNERLGIGALCLGWGAAGFDEVRQYALEREAFGGVIGRFQAVQHHLARMHLLIEQSRLMVYKAAWLQSQGRPCGLEATSAKSVAAENVFQALDLGMQVLGGRGYTEDSDLNRYWRRVRLFRLAPVSNEMALNHIAEWHGMPRSF; this is translated from the coding sequence GTGGATTTCGACCTGACCGACGAGCAGAAGCTCCTGCGCGAGGCCGCCCGGGACTTCGTCGCCCGTGAGTGCCCCTCCGAGCTGGTCAGGCGGCACGCGGCGGCCGGATCCTACGAGCCCGCTCTCTGGAAGAAGTTCGCCGAGACCGGGTGGCTCGGGATCGGCATCGATCCCGAATACGGCGGCTCGGGTGGCGACATCCTCGACATGGCGGTCGTTCTCGAGGCGACGGCAACAGGAATCGAGGCCATCGGCCCGACCTTCGCCACGATGTGCTTCGGCGGCCAGGCCCTCATGCACATGGGCAACGATGAGCAGAAGAAGGAGTTCCTCCCCAGGATCGTGGAGGGCGACGCGCGGTTCGCTCTCTCCATCACCGAGCCCGGCGGTGGGACCGACGTCCTCGGTGCCATGCAGACAACGGCCACGAAGGTCACCGGCGGTTGGGAGATCAACGGCTCCAAGATGTTCACGTCGGCCTCCACCGACGCCGACCACCTCGTGGTGGTGGCCCGTACGTCGCCACCCGGCGCCAAGCAGGCTCATGGCGTCAGCGTCTTCCTGCTCGATGCAAACACCGACGGAGTCGAGCTCCAGCCGATCAGGGCGATGAACAACGAGGACACGAACGCCGTTTTCTACGACGGAGCGTTCGTTCCCGAGCACCGGCTTCTCGGGGAACTCGATCGAGGCTTCTACAGCCTGCTCGGAATGCTCAACAACGAGCGGCTCGGTATCGGCGCGCTGTGCCTCGGCTGGGGTGCCGCAGGTTTCGACGAGGTACGCCAGTACGCGCTCGAGCGGGAGGCGTTCGGTGGCGTGATCGGCAGGTTCCAGGCGGTCCAGCACCACCTCGCCCGGATGCACCTCCTGATCGAGCAGTCGCGCCTGATGGTGTACAAGGCGGCGTGGCTCCAGTCGCAGGGCCGACCGTGCGGCCTGGAGGCCACCTCCGCCAAGTCGGTGGCCGCGGAGAACGTCTTCCAGGCTCTCGACCTGGGAATGCAGGTTCTCGGCGGACGTGGGTACACCGAGGACTCCGACCTCAACCGCTACTGGCGCCGCGTACGCCTCTTCCGGCTGGCACCCGTCTCCAACGAGATGGCCCTGAACCACATCGCCGAGTGGCACGGCATGCCCCGGAGCTTCTGA
- a CDS encoding aldehyde dehydrogenase family protein — protein MTDQLIVDGELRPAAAGAVLAVENPSTAETVRRVALGGLTDADAAIASARREADTGQWPTMPPAERADVMRRLGRLLEQNEDLFADLLVEELGALRTQVKAIHVVRPMANYWDQVERGSRSLDEPLPPIEGPVPTAQMIVREPRGVVSAIVPWNFPHFLDLWKVGPALVTGNTVVLKPALETPSVALELGRLALEAGVPPGVLNVVTGGSDVGEMLTTDPRVDMVSFTGSTTVGRAIASAGGRTMKRMVLELGGKSALVALDDADPTRVAQAAMRFVLNCGQGCALMTRLVLHESIHDEVVEQLVAIVRSLEVGPADDETSQVGPLISATHRDRVEGYMASGREQGATVAVGGGRPDVEAAGYYVEPTVFIDVDNGMRIAREEIFGPVLCVMRYAGSDDEAVAIANDSEYGLAGSVWSADVARGIAVARRIRAGKMSVNEYTSSVDGPFGGYKQSGVGRELGQLGIEEFTEVKHLAWGS, from the coding sequence ATGACCGACCAGCTGATCGTCGACGGGGAACTGAGGCCGGCTGCCGCGGGCGCCGTTCTGGCCGTGGAGAACCCCTCGACCGCCGAGACCGTGCGCCGAGTCGCTCTCGGTGGCCTCACCGATGCCGACGCCGCCATAGCGAGTGCTCGTCGCGAGGCCGACACCGGTCAGTGGCCGACGATGCCGCCCGCCGAGCGCGCCGACGTGATGAGGCGCCTCGGTCGACTGCTCGAGCAGAACGAGGACCTCTTCGCCGACCTCCTCGTCGAGGAACTCGGGGCCCTGCGCACACAGGTGAAGGCAATTCACGTCGTGCGTCCGATGGCGAACTACTGGGATCAGGTCGAACGGGGGAGCAGGTCCCTGGACGAGCCACTCCCCCCGATCGAGGGCCCCGTCCCGACCGCCCAGATGATCGTCCGGGAGCCCCGGGGGGTGGTGTCGGCCATCGTCCCGTGGAACTTCCCACATTTCCTGGACCTGTGGAAGGTGGGCCCGGCCCTGGTCACCGGCAACACGGTCGTCCTGAAGCCGGCGCTCGAGACGCCGTCGGTTGCGCTCGAACTCGGTCGTCTCGCTCTGGAGGCCGGGGTTCCACCGGGTGTCCTCAACGTCGTGACAGGCGGATCCGATGTCGGCGAGATGCTCACGACCGATCCCCGCGTCGACATGGTCTCCTTCACCGGATCGACGACCGTCGGCCGGGCCATCGCCTCGGCCGGCGGCCGAACGATGAAGCGGATGGTGCTGGAGCTCGGCGGCAAGTCGGCTCTCGTGGCACTCGACGACGCCGACCCGACTCGAGTCGCGCAGGCGGCCATGCGCTTCGTCCTCAACTGTGGGCAGGGGTGCGCGCTCATGACGCGGCTCGTACTCCACGAGAGCATTCACGACGAGGTCGTGGAGCAGCTCGTGGCAATCGTCCGCTCGCTGGAGGTCGGTCCCGCTGACGATGAAACGAGTCAGGTCGGGCCGCTCATCTCGGCCACCCATCGGGACCGCGTGGAGGGCTACATGGCATCCGGGCGCGAGCAGGGCGCGACGGTCGCTGTCGGAGGAGGGCGCCCGGATGTCGAGGCAGCCGGCTACTACGTCGAGCCGACGGTCTTCATCGACGTCGACAACGGAATGCGGATCGCCCGGGAGGAGATCTTCGGACCGGTCCTTTGTGTCATGCGCTACGCGGGAAGCGACGACGAGGCCGTGGCCATCGCCAACGACTCCGAGTACGGGTTGGCCGGCTCGGTGTGGAGTGCGGATGTCGCGCGGGGGATCGCCGTCGCACGGCGGATCCGAGCCGGGAAGATGTCGGTCAACGAGTACACCTCGTCGGTGGACGGCCCGTTCGGCGGCTACAAGCAGTCCGGCGTCGGGCGCGAGCTCGGTCAACTGGGCATCGAGGAATTCACCGAAGTCAAACACCTGGCCTGGGGGTCATGA